Part of the Triticum urartu cultivar G1812 chromosome 2, Tu2.1, whole genome shotgun sequence genome, TTTTTGTCCTCTATATCCTTATGAACGAGGGTTTGTATAATTTTGGGCATTACTTTACTATTGTATTTAGACACAATCGGTATAAAAAGAACATTCAGCTTTATTCAATTGCACTCAACCCTTTCTGCAATCTTCAGAAGCGCAAATGCATCCTGGAGCAAACGGAGGAAATTGGATAAAGAGGCAGGGCCGCAGGAGCAGAACGGTGCAGCCGATGAAGCTAATGCGGATGAAGATTAActtctctgatcttgtggtaggcTGAACCTGAATCACATTAATGGGTGATATGTCTCCTCTTATTATTGCCATTTTTTgattgtattgagattcaaaacAAAATCAGTTCGTTTGCTGCCAGTTAGATCGATCTATTCATCGTTTTCTTGTTCCCCATAGGTTTGAGTTTGTCTGCTTGGTGGAGCAGGCAGGGAGCAAGCAGGCAGATATGGGAGACGGAGAATGACCCTGACGAGATGGCCGCCACAGGGTCATGGCCTTCTTTAGCACACACATCGGCACCGCCCCCGCGGCCACAGCAGGAGGACGACATTGGGGAACGAGAAAGTCAGGTACTACTCATGTGACAGCGCAAGAGCCCATCCTGGTCGAGCACCTACCCAGGTTTGTGTTTCTCCCTATAGTTCTCTGAATTTTCTTGCACAATTTTATTAGGTTTGCATATTCTTTTTGTTTATATGTATTTACAATGTTTCATTACGACCCCAATGAGGATAAAGAGATTttaattgtgtgtgtgtgtgtgtgtgtgtgtgcgtgtgcgtgtgtgcgtgtgcgtgtgtgtgtgtgtgtgtgtgtgtgtgtgtcagaggATAAATTTTATGGCAGAAAGGAGGTCAAGCGTGAGACGTCACATAGGAGGGGAAAGGAATTTACTCTCTTCTAATCAGGTGAAGAGAGACTGCTGGTTTAAAGGGAATCCATACTTTAACATGATTTCTTCCAATTCAACAAAGTCAGGTACTACTCGTGTCCTTTCATGGTATGGCTTATGTGACTGCAAACTATAATACTTTCTGTTATTTCTTTGATCCCCAATACTGTTAGCTTTCTAGATAAGTTCAGAATTCATTGACGTGGAGATCTCTCAATTAATATGCAGGTGTGGAGCTACTCGAGGCAGCAGGACATTATGCCACACAGAGATGGGGACGGCCATGCCCGCGCCGGTGCTGTCGGCCGACGTCAGTGAGAGCATCACCGTCGACAGCGGCTCCAACGACCTCTCCAGGAGCTTCTCCATGAGCTCCTCGGACGACACCAACTCCAACATCATGTTCACACCCGGAAGCAAGATGGCCAAGGTGCTCATCGACAGCAACGGCGGCATGGTCACCAGCCTCAGCAAAATCGAATCCCAAGTAGGATAAGCTTCACATGTATACACTTCACATCCATCCGCACTCTGCTGTCCGTCAACTGTTTAATGCTACACTTCTACTAACACCCTGGACCAAATTCAGTTTGGCATGTCGACCACGTCTTTGGACATGCCTGACATGGACGACTATCAGCAGCTGCAGCAGGACTTCATCGCCTGCACAGTCCGCACCAAGCATAGCTGCACCA contains:
- the LOC125535199 gene encoding transcription factor bHLH81-like yields the protein MAERRSSVRRHIGGERNLLSSNQVKRDCWFKGNPYFNMISSNSTKSGTTRVLSWCGATRGSRTLCHTEMGTAMPAPVLSADVSESITVDSGSNDLSRSFSMSSSDDTNSNIMFTPGSKMAKVLIDSNGGMVTSLSKIESQFGMSTTSLDMPDMDDYQQLQQDFIACTVRTKHSCTTHPRSIAERVS